In Hermetia illucens chromosome 1, iHerIll2.2.curated.20191125, whole genome shotgun sequence, one genomic interval encodes:
- the LOC119646925 gene encoding uncharacterized protein LOC119646925 isoform X2, whose product MAASRDYVILVQAVFAASFLLAFALLISGINKRKKWLLLPYIVLGTIAMAINVLGVIYFVFSNNEDPRGALVVVGVSVITIPLGIHNVLSIISLFMNYKSKPTDVSKDDSSQHLQDSSNNHDANHEAGDPSNVETMEPNDNQNLSSIFETNELADTGDSQNSLFCETTL is encoded by the exons ATGGCAGCCTCGCGAG ATTATGTCATACTGGTTCAAGCAGTATTTGCAGCTTCCTTTTTACTTGCCTTTGCGCTGCTAATATCTGGAATAAACAAAAGGAAGAAATGGTTACTGCTTCCATACATTGTCCTCGGTACCATCGCCATGGCTATAAATGTACTGGGAgttatttattttgtattttcaaATAATGAAGATCCTAGAGGAGCGCTTGTGGTCGTTGGTGTTTCCGTTATAA CTATTCCCCTTGGTATCCACAATGTGCTAAGTATAATTTCGCTTTTCATGAATTATAAAAGCAAGCCAACGGATGTTTCGAAGGATG ATAGCAGCCAACACCTCCAGGATTCGTCTAATAACCACGATGCGAATCATGAAGCGGGTGATCCATCGAATGTGGAGACTATGGAACCGAATGATAATCAGAACTTGTCAAGTATATTTGAAACCAACGAACTAGCAGACACTGGGGATTCCCAAAACTCCCTGTTTTGCGAAACCACGTTATGA